The following proteins come from a genomic window of Anaerobutyricum hallii:
- a CDS encoding LacI family DNA-binding transcriptional regulator: protein MAVTLKDVATLAGVSPSTVSRVCKDHPSISRETKEKVRKAIETLGYEPTFQAADVEPKNKTIGIILPPSPKESFENAFHLEIIRGVSQFCNQHNYMSTIITGQDDTEILNVIRNLVKSEQIDGFIITYSKQNDPIVDYLYSEGLLYVVIGKVYHFVNQTIYVDNDNVLATQEATEYLLNLGHRNIAYLGSDSNFMFSSDRKSGYQLALINNGISIDPDNIIELPFIPEEDTKAVYNLLNRENRPTAILVSDDIFAVALERVCIEMGLSIPKDLSIISFNNSLFARLTSPRLTSIDINSVQLGIEAASQVINHIENPNLLATKIIVPHKLIERHSCAKLK from the coding sequence ATGGCTGTCACATTAAAAGACGTTGCCACACTGGCCGGAGTTTCCCCTTCCACAGTCTCACGAGTATGCAAAGATCACCCTTCCATCAGCCGTGAAACAAAAGAAAAAGTCCGCAAGGCAATTGAAACATTAGGCTATGAACCTACATTTCAGGCTGCCGATGTGGAACCTAAAAATAAAACTATTGGTATTATATTGCCGCCTTCCCCAAAAGAATCCTTTGAGAATGCTTTTCATCTTGAAATCATCCGGGGAGTAAGCCAGTTCTGTAATCAGCACAATTACATGAGTACCATTATCACCGGTCAGGATGATACTGAAATTTTAAACGTGATTCGTAATCTTGTGAAATCTGAGCAGATTGACGGTTTTATTATCACCTACTCAAAACAGAATGACCCTATCGTAGACTATCTCTACAGCGAAGGACTACTGTATGTTGTAATCGGAAAAGTGTATCATTTTGTGAATCAGACAATCTATGTCGATAACGATAATGTTCTTGCAACACAAGAAGCGACAGAGTACCTGCTTAATTTAGGGCATAGAAATATCGCCTATTTAGGCAGCGACAGCAACTTTATGTTCTCTTCCGACAGAAAGTCCGGCTACCAGCTCGCCCTTATTAATAACGGCATTTCCATAGATCCTGATAATATCATAGAGTTACCTTTTATTCCTGAAGAAGATACAAAGGCCGTTTATAACCTGCTAAACAGAGAAAATCGTCCCACTGCAATTCTTGTCAGCGATGATATCTTTGCAGTTGCCCTGGAACGGGTTTGTATTGAAATGGGGCTGTCCATTCCAAAAGACCTTTCCATTATCTCTTTTAATAACTCTCTGTTTGCAAGGCTTACCTCACCACGGCTCACTTCTATCGACATTAACTCTGTGCAGTTAGGAATAGAAGCCGCCTCTCAGGTAATCAATCATATAGAAAATCCAAATCTTCTTGCGACGAAGATTATCGTACCACATAAGCTTATCGAACGACATAGCTGTGCTAAGTTAAAGTAG
- a CDS encoding PTS transporter subunit IIBC — protein MESENNLYIVAPVNGQVVPLEQVPDPVFAGKVLGDGCAVIPSDGKIYSPVNGEVSTLVDTKHAYGFMSEDGLEVLVHFGIDTVSLKGEGFISHVKEGDKVKAGDLVAEVDFDFIKSKEMNPITPVLIYNVSEDKEMKICEGQAEAGKTKIISLEDKKEDNNASVAEADGKAEKETGKQDKKSGKTKKSEKDKKSEKVENTQATDKKEKKKLNFNFDFLQKLGKVLMTVIAVMPAAGLMISIGKLVEMAGADMQLVLTIGTVMENIGWAIINNLHILFAIAIGGSWAKERAGGAFAAIIAFILINNITGQIFGVTADMLNDSTAVVHSLFGKEMLVSSYFTSVLGSPALNMGVFIGIISGFVGGIIYNKYYNFRKLPDALSFFNGKRFVPLVVIFWSVIVSVVLAIGWPVVQSGINAFGIWIANSSDTSPVLAPFIYGTLERLLLPFGLHHMLTIPMNYTSFGGTYAIQTGINAGKEVFGQDPLWLAWVTDLINFKDAGDMASYNHLLTTVTPARFKVGQMIGATGLLLGITLAMYRRVDPDKKKKYKSMFISTSLAVFLTGVTEPLEFMFMFCALPLYVVYAILQGCAFALAGVIHLRLHSFGNLEFITRISMSVKAGLGGDIINFVICVIAFFIIGYFVAYFMIGKFKFATPGRLGNYTVDEGEEGQTSEESGKADKKQGDGQPERIIALLGGRENITLVDACMTRLRVTVKNPDEVADAEAWKKEGALGLVKKDNGIQAIYGPKADVLKSDINDIL, from the coding sequence ATGGAAAGCGAAAACAATTTGTACATAGTGGCGCCGGTCAACGGACAGGTAGTTCCACTGGAGCAGGTTCCAGACCCTGTTTTTGCGGGGAAGGTTCTTGGCGATGGCTGCGCGGTAATTCCAAGTGATGGAAAGATTTACAGTCCAGTTAACGGAGAAGTTTCAACATTAGTTGATACGAAACACGCTTATGGCTTTATGTCAGAAGACGGACTGGAAGTTCTGGTTCATTTTGGAATTGACACGGTAAGCTTGAAGGGAGAGGGATTTATTTCCCATGTAAAAGAAGGCGATAAGGTAAAGGCAGGCGATTTAGTAGCGGAAGTAGATTTTGACTTTATCAAAAGTAAAGAAATGAACCCGATTACCCCAGTACTTATTTATAATGTTTCAGAAGATAAAGAAATGAAGATTTGTGAAGGTCAGGCAGAAGCCGGTAAGACAAAGATTATTTCTTTAGAAGATAAAAAAGAAGATAACAATGCATCTGTGGCAGAAGCAGACGGAAAAGCAGAAAAAGAAACAGGCAAACAAGATAAAAAATCTGGAAAGACTAAAAAATCTGAGAAAGATAAGAAGTCTGAAAAAGTTGAAAATACGCAGGCAACAGATAAAAAAGAAAAGAAAAAATTAAATTTTAACTTTGATTTTCTGCAGAAATTAGGAAAGGTTCTGATGACCGTTATCGCAGTAATGCCCGCAGCAGGATTGATGATAAGTATCGGAAAGCTGGTTGAGATGGCTGGTGCAGATATGCAGCTTGTTCTTACGATAGGAACAGTAATGGAGAATATCGGATGGGCGATTATCAATAACCTCCATATTCTGTTTGCAATTGCAATTGGTGGTTCTTGGGCAAAAGAACGTGCCGGCGGTGCATTTGCAGCGATTATTGCATTTATTTTGATTAATAATATTACCGGTCAGATTTTTGGTGTTACAGCAGATATGTTGAATGATTCTACCGCTGTTGTACATTCTCTTTTTGGAAAAGAGATGTTGGTATCTAGTTACTTTACATCTGTATTAGGAAGCCCGGCATTGAATATGGGTGTTTTCATCGGTATTATTTCTGGTTTTGTCGGTGGAATTATCTATAATAAATACTATAATTTCAGAAAGCTTCCAGATGCTCTTTCCTTCTTTAATGGTAAGAGATTTGTACCTTTAGTTGTTATTTTCTGGTCTGTAATTGTTTCTGTAGTTTTAGCAATTGGATGGCCAGTTGTACAATCAGGAATTAATGCATTTGGTATTTGGATCGCAAACTCATCGGATACCTCACCAGTTCTTGCTCCATTTATTTATGGAACATTAGAGAGATTACTTCTTCCATTTGGACTGCATCACATGTTGACAATTCCAATGAATTACACTTCCTTTGGCGGAACTTATGCGATCCAGACAGGAATCAATGCAGGAAAAGAAGTATTTGGACAGGACCCACTGTGGCTTGCATGGGTAACAGACCTTATTAATTTTAAAGATGCAGGCGATATGGCATCTTACAATCATCTTTTAACAACAGTAACACCTGCAAGATTTAAAGTAGGTCAGATGATTGGTGCAACAGGATTACTTCTTGGTATCACACTTGCCATGTACAGACGTGTTGACCCAGATAAAAAGAAAAAATATAAATCCATGTTCATTTCTACATCATTAGCAGTATTTCTTACTGGTGTAACAGAACCTCTGGAATTTATGTTTATGTTCTGTGCATTACCACTTTACGTTGTATATGCTATTTTACAGGGATGTGCGTTTGCACTTGCAGGAGTGATTCATTTAAGATTACATTCTTTTGGAAACCTTGAGTTTATCACAAGAATATCCATGTCTGTAAAAGCTGGACTTGGAGGAGACATCATCAACTTCGTAATCTGCGTTATTGCATTCTTTATTATCGGATACTTTGTTGCATATTTCATGATAGGAAAGTTTAAATTTGCAACACCAGGCCGTCTTGGAAACTACACAGTAGATGAGGGAGAAGAAGGACAGACTTCTGAGGAATCCGGTAAAGCTGATAAAAAACAAGGAGACGGACAGCCAGAAAGAATTATTGCCTTACTTGGAGGACGTGAAAATATTACACTGGTAGATGCGTGTATGACAAGACTTCGAGTTACCGTAAAGAATCCTGATGAAGTAGCAGATGCAGAAGCATGGAAAAAAGAAGGTGCTTTGGGACTTGTCAAGAAAGACAATGGAATTCAGGCAATTTACGGACCGAAGGCAGATGTGTTAAAATCGGATATTAATGATATTTTATAG
- the pnuC gene encoding nicotinamide riboside transporter PnuC, which translates to MLSNPLKTLTKKEWLLWLASLAAVIISNLATNDLDLLTLISALLGVTSLIFAAKGSVWAQFLMIVFCILYGIISFRFHYWGEMITYLGMTLPMAVWSAITWLQNPSEENENEVAIQTLNKKHIIGLIISTIIVTSIFYYILMWLDTPNIIFSTLSIVTSFVAASLTMLRSSYYAMGYAANDIVLIVLWVLASLENPAYIPVVVNFAIFLLNDMYGFVSWKKRELEHALIQ; encoded by the coding sequence ATGTTAAGTAACCCATTAAAAACATTGACAAAAAAGGAATGGCTGCTCTGGCTTGCCTCCCTCGCTGCTGTAATCATTTCAAATCTTGCAACGAATGATTTAGATTTGCTTACATTAATCTCGGCACTCCTCGGTGTCACTTCACTGATTTTTGCTGCAAAGGGAAGTGTCTGGGCACAGTTTCTGATGATTGTTTTCTGCATTTTATATGGTATCATTTCTTTCCGTTTCCACTACTGGGGAGAAATGATCACCTATCTTGGAATGACTCTGCCGATGGCTGTCTGGTCAGCGATCACATGGCTTCAAAACCCATCCGAAGAAAATGAAAACGAAGTAGCAATTCAAACATTAAATAAAAAACATATCATTGGATTAATTATCAGCACAATTATCGTTACGAGTATTTTTTATTATATCCTTATGTGGCTGGATACACCAAATATTATATTCAGTACCTTGTCTATTGTAACAAGTTTTGTTGCAGCATCACTTACTATGCTGCGTTCTTCATACTACGCTATGGGATATGCCGCAAACGATATCGTGTTAATTGTACTCTGGGTGCTTGCCTCACTTGAAAACCCTGCCTACATCCCTGTTGTAGTAAATTTTGCAATTTTTCTTTTAAATGATATGTACGGATTTGTGAGCTGGAAAAAGAGAGAGTTAGAACACGCTCTAATACAATAG
- a CDS encoding glycogen/starch/alpha-glucan phosphorylase, with product MKFSEFIKTEYGKSISECTNEELYYALLTLTKKMASGKQHGNSKKKLYYISAEFLIGKLLSNNLINLGIYDEVKEELAQNGKNICEIEEFEKEPSLGNGGLGRLAACFIDSIATLGLNGDGVGLNYHFGLFRQVFENNMQTTVPDPWLTEKSWLTKTDVTYDIKFKGMTVKSRMYDIDVIGYNNTSNKLHLFDVESVDESIVEDGINFNKEDIKKNLTLFLYPDDSDEAGRILRIYQQYFMVSSAAQLILDECVAKGCNLHDLSDYVVIQINDTHPTMVIPELIRLLVERGLEMDEAIEAVTKSCAYTNHTILAEALEKWPIYYLKKAVPQLMPIIEVLDDKVRRKYHNQAVYIIDGEERVHMAHIDIHYSSSVNGVASLHTEILKNNELHHFYEIYPEKFNNKTNGITFRRWLLHCNPQLTELITSLIGDGFKKDAMQLEKLLDYKNDKKVLKQILEIKSAKKMELKKALMEKQNVTINENSIFDIQIKRLHEYKRQQLNALYVIHKYLEIKAGKKPSTPITVIFGAKAAPAYIIAQDIIHLILCLQQLINNDPEVSPYLNVVMVENYNVTWAEKLIPACDISEQISLASKEASGTGNMKFMLNGALTLGTEDGANVEIHELVGDDNIYIFGDSSDTVVERYAQGSYNAAKYYNENAAIKEAVDFIIGEELKAVGDKERLERLFNELVSKDWFMTFPDFDEYVKTREQAYADYENREEWVQKMLVNIAKAGYFSSDRTIEEYNRDIWKLED from the coding sequence ATGAAATTTTCAGAATTTATAAAAACAGAGTACGGTAAATCCATTTCAGAATGTACAAATGAGGAGCTTTATTATGCATTGCTTACATTAACAAAGAAAATGGCTTCTGGTAAGCAGCATGGTAATTCTAAGAAAAAATTATATTATATATCCGCAGAATTCCTGATCGGAAAGTTATTATCTAATAATCTTATCAATCTTGGAATTTATGACGAGGTGAAGGAAGAGCTTGCGCAGAATGGAAAAAATATTTGTGAAATCGAAGAGTTTGAAAAGGAACCGTCTCTTGGTAACGGAGGACTTGGACGATTAGCAGCTTGCTTTATTGATTCTATTGCGACTTTAGGATTAAACGGCGATGGTGTTGGATTGAATTATCATTTTGGGCTGTTCAGACAGGTTTTTGAAAATAATATGCAGACAACAGTGCCGGATCCATGGCTTACAGAGAAAAGCTGGCTTACAAAAACAGATGTGACATATGACATTAAGTTTAAAGGGATGACAGTAAAATCAAGAATGTATGATATTGATGTTATTGGATATAACAATACATCGAATAAGCTGCATTTATTTGATGTAGAGAGTGTGGATGAAAGTATTGTAGAGGATGGAATTAATTTTAATAAAGAAGATATAAAGAAGAATCTTACTCTTTTCCTTTATCCAGATGACAGTGATGAGGCAGGTCGTATTCTTAGAATTTATCAGCAGTATTTCATGGTTTCCAGTGCGGCACAGTTGATTCTTGATGAATGTGTTGCAAAGGGATGTAACTTGCATGACCTTTCTGATTATGTAGTGATTCAGATTAATGATACCCATCCGACAATGGTTATTCCGGAGCTTATCCGTTTACTTGTGGAAAGAGGGCTTGAGATGGATGAGGCGATTGAAGCGGTAACAAAGAGCTGTGCTTACACAAATCATACGATACTTGCAGAAGCGTTGGAAAAATGGCCGATTTATTACCTGAAAAAAGCAGTGCCGCAGCTTATGCCGATTATCGAAGTTTTAGATGATAAAGTAAGAAGAAAATATCATAATCAGGCAGTATATATTATTGACGGAGAAGAAAGAGTACATATGGCTCATATTGATATTCATTATTCTTCTAGCGTTAATGGAGTGGCATCTTTACATACAGAGATTCTTAAAAATAATGAGCTGCATCATTTTTATGAAATTTATCCGGAGAAGTTTAATAATAAGACAAATGGTATTACTTTTAGAAGATGGCTGTTACACTGCAATCCACAGTTGACAGAACTCATCACATCTCTTATCGGGGATGGATTTAAAAAAGATGCAATGCAGTTGGAAAAACTCTTAGATTATAAAAATGATAAGAAAGTATTAAAACAGATTCTTGAGATAAAGTCTGCTAAGAAAATGGAATTAAAGAAGGCATTGATGGAAAAACAGAATGTTACGATTAATGAAAATTCTATTTTTGATATTCAGATTAAGAGACTGCATGAGTACAAGAGACAGCAGTTAAATGCATTATATGTCATTCATAAATATTTAGAGATTAAGGCAGGAAAGAAACCATCTACACCGATAACCGTTATTTTTGGAGCGAAGGCAGCGCCGGCATACATAATCGCTCAGGATATCATTCATCTTATCCTCTGTCTGCAGCAGCTTATTAATAATGATCCGGAAGTAAGTCCGTATCTTAATGTTGTGATGGTGGAAAATTATAATGTGACATGGGCAGAAAAATTAATTCCAGCCTGCGATATTTCAGAACAGATTTCCCTTGCCTCTAAAGAGGCAAGTGGTACAGGTAATATGAAGTTCATGCTTAACGGTGCGCTTACATTAGGAACAGAAGATGGAGCCAATGTTGAGATTCATGAACTGGTAGGGGACGATAATATTTATATTTTCGGAGATTCCAGTGATACGGTTGTTGAAAGATATGCACAGGGAAGTTATAATGCGGCAAAATATTATAACGAAAATGCGGCAATCAAAGAGGCAGTAGACTTTATCATAGGAGAAGAACTGAAGGCAGTTGGCGATAAAGAACGATTAGAAAGATTATTTAATGAACTTGTATCTAAAGACTGGTTTATGACCTTCCCTGATTTTGATGAGTATGTAAAGACAAGAGAGCAGGCATATGCTGACTATGAAAACAGGGAAGAATGGGTACAGAAAATGCTTGTTAATATCGCAAAAGCAGGATATTTTTCTTCTGACAGAACGATTGAAGAGTATAACAGGGATATCTGGAAGTTAGAGGACTAA
- a CDS encoding AraC family transcriptional regulator, giving the protein MDKLQYKIYHENKTHTPDDFPYNTYLCSIPLDFHSVNLHWHDEVEIIVIKKGIGIVSVDLTTYSVSAGDIIFVLPGQLHSISQKDNEIMEYENILFKSSLLKSSGYDLCSDKFIQPLFSGSLNICPVINNQTPYYSPVITAINEIDHLCDLRPYAYQLSVKAHLFQILYTLVSNCGQNKIKPINQKSLKKIKTILSYIADNFQENITIEDIANYCFYSKSYFMKFFKETMGISFIQYLNDYRLEIAAELLTTTTDTILDIAIATGFNNISYFNRSFKKKYGVSPRKYRC; this is encoded by the coding sequence ATGGATAAACTTCAATACAAAATATATCACGAAAATAAAACACATACTCCAGACGATTTTCCATACAACACTTATCTTTGTTCCATCCCCCTAGACTTTCATTCGGTAAACCTTCACTGGCACGATGAAGTCGAAATTATTGTTATAAAAAAAGGAATCGGTATTGTCAGTGTAGACTTAACCACCTATTCTGTCAGTGCCGGAGACATTATCTTTGTTCTCCCCGGACAGCTTCATTCCATCAGCCAAAAAGACAATGAGATTATGGAATATGAAAATATCCTGTTCAAATCCAGTCTCTTAAAATCATCCGGTTATGACTTATGCAGCGATAAATTCATTCAGCCACTTTTTTCAGGCAGCCTTAATATCTGCCCGGTAATCAATAACCAGACTCCATATTATTCTCCAGTCATCACCGCCATTAACGAAATCGATCACCTGTGTGATTTACGCCCTTACGCTTACCAGCTATCTGTCAAAGCACATTTATTTCAGATACTATATACTCTGGTTTCAAATTGTGGGCAAAATAAAATCAAACCAATCAACCAAAAATCTCTCAAAAAAATAAAGACGATATTATCCTATATCGCCGACAATTTTCAGGAAAATATTACGATTGAAGATATCGCAAATTATTGCTTTTACAGTAAGTCCTACTTTATGAAATTTTTCAAAGAAACTATGGGAATAAGCTTTATTCAATACCTTAACGATTATCGCCTGGAAATTGCCGCCGAGTTACTCACCACAACAACTGATACTATTTTGGATATTGCAATTGCTACCGGATTTAATAATATTTCTTACTTCAACAGATCCTTTAAAAAGAAATATGGCGTTTCACCAAGAAAGTATCGATGTTAA
- a CDS encoding endonuclease/exonuclease/phosphatase family protein, which produces MKLLTLNTHSLVEENYNQKIIDFEEAVRKELPQIIALQEVNQTCGEMPADENELMNFVPCQSGIIIRKDNHMYNLTKDLREKGIEYYWTWLPIKIGYDKYDEGIGIMSRSPIKDTKVITISSMDDYNNWKTRKIVGICTEEAPEEWFYSVHFGWWEDEDNTFEEQWKVMREHLGEQRKVWIMGDFNNPAEVRDEGYDLIKKSGWQDSYIAARQKDNGFTVEQVIDGWREKIKDTRGMRIDQIWCNKDVKISSSEVIFNGKNYPVVSDHYGVLVNC; this is translated from the coding sequence ATCAAATTACTTACATTAAATACACATAGCCTTGTTGAAGAAAATTATAATCAGAAAATAATAGATTTTGAGGAGGCAGTTCGAAAAGAACTGCCTCAGATTATCGCGCTACAGGAAGTGAATCAGACCTGTGGAGAGATGCCTGCGGACGAAAACGAATTGATGAATTTCGTTCCATGTCAATCCGGGATAATTATTCGTAAAGATAATCATATGTATAATCTAACAAAAGATTTACGGGAAAAAGGAATCGAATACTATTGGACATGGCTTCCTATAAAAATAGGATATGATAAATATGATGAAGGAATCGGCATCATGAGCCGGAGTCCGATTAAAGATACAAAGGTTATTACTATCAGCAGCATGGACGATTATAATAACTGGAAGACCCGCAAGATTGTCGGAATCTGTACAGAAGAAGCCCCCGAAGAATGGTTTTACAGTGTTCATTTTGGCTGGTGGGAAGACGAGGATAACACCTTTGAAGAACAATGGAAAGTTATGCGGGAGCATTTGGGCGAACAGAGAAAAGTATGGATTATGGGAGACTTTAATAATCCTGCGGAAGTTCGTGATGAAGGATATGATCTGATAAAGAAATCAGGCTGGCAGGACAGTTATATTGCTGCCCGACAAAAGGATAATGGTTTCACAGTAGAGCAGGTAATTGATGGCTGGCGTGAAAAAATAAAGGACACCAGAGGCATGCGTATTGACCAGATATGGTGTAATAAAGATGTGAAAATTAGCTCATCAGAAGTGATATTTAACGGGAAAAATTATCCGGTAGTATCGGACCATTATGGGGTGTTAGTTAATTGTTAA
- a CDS encoding nitroreductase — protein MSDVLNKMKTRRSIRKFKSDMVPQEVLDQIIEAGLYAASGMGEQSPIIIQVTKKELRDEISKMNCEIGGWKEGFDPFYGAPAMLIVLAKKSRPTYVYDGSLVMGNLMLAAHELGIGSCWIHRAKEEFESDWGKNFLKSLGIEGEYEGIGHCALGYVDGEYPAAPARKENRVFYVK, from the coding sequence ATGAGTGACGTATTAAATAAAATGAAAACAAGAAGAAGTATCCGTAAATTTAAATCGGATATGGTTCCGCAGGAAGTTTTAGATCAGATTATTGAAGCGGGGCTTTATGCGGCAAGCGGAATGGGCGAGCAGTCTCCTATTATCATTCAGGTTACTAAGAAAGAATTACGTGATGAAATTTCTAAAATGAACTGCGAGATTGGTGGTTGGAAAGAAGGTTTTGACCCATTTTACGGTGCACCTGCCATGTTGATTGTTCTTGCTAAAAAGAGCCGTCCAACCTATGTATATGACGGCAGCCTTGTAATGGGCAACCTTATGCTTGCAGCTCATGAACTTGGAATCGGAAGCTGTTGGATTCACCGCGCGAAAGAAGAATTTGAATCCGATTGGGGTAAAAATTTCCTGAAATCTTTAGGTATTGAAGGGGAATATGAGGGAATCGGCCACTGCGCGTTAGGTTATGTTGATGGAGAGTATCCTGCTGCTCCAGCAAGAAAAGAAAATCGTGTTTTCTATGTTAAGTAA
- a CDS encoding prolyl-tRNA synthetase associated domain-containing protein, whose protein sequence is MNKQDIYKYLKENNIWHEITEHKAVYNMAELAEVDIPYPEADAKNLFVRDDKKKNFYLITVRGDKRVNLKEFRKANGTRPLSFASEENLMDIMGLIPGAVTPLGILNDTEKKVHFYLDKHFLEEPGLVGVHPNDNTATVWLKTEDLIRILEEHEHDVTLVSLD, encoded by the coding sequence ATGAATAAACAGGACATTTATAAGTATTTAAAAGAAAATAATATCTGGCACGAGATTACAGAGCATAAAGCAGTTTATAACATGGCGGAACTTGCAGAAGTTGATATTCCATATCCGGAGGCCGATGCAAAGAATCTTTTCGTACGCGATGATAAAAAGAAAAACTTTTATCTTATCACTGTTCGTGGAGACAAGCGTGTCAATTTAAAAGAATTTCGTAAAGCCAATGGAACCCGTCCTCTAAGTTTTGCTTCTGAAGAAAATCTTATGGACATTATGGGGCTTATCCCTGGTGCTGTAACACCTCTTGGCATCTTAAATGATACGGAAAAGAAAGTACATTTTTATCTCGATAAGCATTTTCTTGAAGAACCGGGTCTTGTCGGAGTTCATCCAAATGATAATACTGCTACTGTATGGCTGAAAACAGAAGACTTAATCCGTATTCTCGAAGAACATGAGCATGATGTGACACTGGTATCTTTAGATTAA
- a CDS encoding cobalt-precorrin 5A hydrolase, with protein sequence MNTAYFYLTDEGGRLAHKLAAAHPGDIYNKENFKENLQAGFGKYDSLICIMATGIVVRILAPLIVHKTSDPAVVVLDQKGKYAISLLSGHLGGANDLAREMAVISGGEAVITTATDVAGELSFDTFAKKHDMAIENIGQLKHISGALLSGKKVNVFTDKNAAELYPELAAEQKRGMIAILPLSEFFKTYTIESNIPAVVIDERLFVSNSTVPQAAPVLYLRPRTICAGIGCKRNMEQKPIEEALLQTLKEEGIHPLSLKCIATIPLKSDEPGIIGTAANLNVPLQIIPTEEIENLDISQLGIQTSEFVASQTGVLSVSTACSYLASDKGTILRDKAKYKGITIALSKENS encoded by the coding sequence ATGAACACCGCTTATTTTTACCTCACCGATGAAGGCGGAAGACTTGCTCACAAACTGGCTGCCGCTCATCCCGGTGATATTTATAATAAAGAAAATTTTAAAGAAAATCTGCAAGCAGGCTTTGGCAAATACGATTCACTTATCTGCATCATGGCAACAGGAATCGTTGTGCGTATTCTTGCCCCGCTAATTGTACATAAGACGAGTGACCCGGCGGTTGTCGTTTTAGATCAGAAAGGAAAATATGCCATCAGTCTCCTTTCCGGACATCTTGGAGGAGCGAACGACCTCGCTCGTGAAATGGCTGTCATTTCCGGTGGCGAAGCTGTCATCACTACCGCAACCGATGTAGCAGGCGAACTTTCTTTTGACACTTTTGCAAAAAAACACGATATGGCAATTGAGAACATCGGACAGTTAAAACATATCAGCGGTGCGTTGCTTTCCGGGAAGAAAGTAAACGTCTTTACCGATAAAAATGCTGCGGAACTTTATCCGGAATTAGCAGCAGAGCAGAAACGGGGAATGATTGCTATTTTACCCCTCTCCGAGTTTTTCAAAACCTATACTATTGAATCCAATATTCCGGCTGTAGTAATTGATGAGAGGCTTTTTGTATCAAACTCCACTGTTCCACAGGCAGCTCCAGTTCTCTATCTCCGCCCACGCACTATCTGCGCCGGCATCGGCTGCAAGAGAAATATGGAACAAAAACCGATTGAGGAGGCACTTTTACAGACATTAAAAGAAGAGGGAATTCACCCTCTTTCTCTAAAATGTATTGCAACCATCCCACTGAAATCCGATGAACCCGGAATTATTGGAACCGCCGCAAATTTAAATGTACCATTACAGATTATACCTACCGAAGAAATCGAAAATCTGGATATCAGTCAGCTCGGTATTCAGACTTCCGAATTCGTTGCCAGCCAGACGGGAGTCCTATCTGTTTCCACAGCCTGTTCTTATCTGGCATCCGACAAAGGCACTATTTTGCGGGATAAAGCAAAGTACAAAGGAATCACAATTGCCTTGTCAAAAGAGAACTCTTGA